In Candidatus Zymogenus saltonus, the sequence CTCAAGTTCCTGGACGAGAAGGGGTACGCCGTTATATCCACTTTTGCTGACAGGATAATCCCGAGGGGAGGGCCGTACGATTTGGGAGCGCTCGATGCAGGGGTCGTGGAGTTCTTCGACGAGTTCGCCGCCACAGATTACCCGGAGGCGCAGAAGGACTTCAAGAGCGTGATAACGCTCCTGGAGCACGGGGCGCCGATGCTGGATTTCAAGTTCAAGAGATTCACCCAGATGACGACAGACGAGAGGGACGAATACCTCAGGGGGTGGGAGTCGGGCAAGCTAGTCCTTCTTCGGGGTGCATTTGTAGGACTGAAGAAGCTATGCTTCATGGGATTTTATACCAACGAAAAGGTGTGGCCCCATATCGGCTACGACGGGTCCTGGGTCTAATCGAGATAAAGGAGTAAAGGGATGATAATCAATCCTAAAGATATAATTGGTGACGTAAAAGAATCGTGCGACGTCTGTATTGTGGGCTCCGGATCGTCAGGCGGGGTGATGGCGATGGAGATGGCGGGCGCCGGATACTCAGTGGTGGTTCTGGAGGAGGGTGGTCATTTTAAGGGGTCGAGCCTGAACCAGCGGGAGCCGGAGATGATGGGAGAGCTCTACCAGCAGAGGGCCGCCAGGACGACCAAAGACCTCTCGGTCGCCATCATGCAGGGGAAATGCGTGGGCGGGGGAACCGTGGTCAACGTCGCCGACTGCGTCAGGATCCACGACGAGGTTTTAAGAAGATGGGAGGTGGAGTTCGGCATAGAAGACATGACGCCGGAGATCATGAACCCCTACTTCGAGAAGGTGGAAAATATCCTGAAGGTAAAGAAGATAAAGGACTCGGAGTTGAACGGCTCCAACGTGATTGTAAAGAAGGGAATCGAGAAGCTGGGGTATTCCGGATCTCCCTTCGATACGAACCGCGAGGGGTGCATAGGGTGCGGATACTGTCTCTTGGGCTGCACCTACGACAAGAAGCAGGCGGTTTCCCTGAACTACATACCGATGGCCGTTGAAAACGGGGCGAAGGTGTACGTCTACACCAGGGCGGAGAGGGTGGAGGAAAAGGGGGGAAAGGCGAACAGGGTTCACGGTATCCTTCTCGATCCGAAGACGAAAACGCCGAGAGGTAACATTGAGGTTACGGCAAAGGTCATCATGATCGCCACGAACACCATAAACACCGACCAGCTTCTCTTGAAGTCGGGCCTCTGCAACTCCAGCGGGTTTGTGGGTAAAAACCTGATCCTCCAGCCCCAGACGATGGTGGCGGGGATGTTCAAGGAGGAGCTTCGGAGCTACAGAGGAATTCCCCAGGCCTACGTCTGCGACGAGTTCGAGGAGGTGGACGAGGTGAGGGGGCTTACCGGCTTTCGCGTCGAGGGTATCTTCGGGATGCCCGGAATATCGTCGAGCCTTATGGGCGGCTTCGGCATGGAGACAAAGGAGCTGTTGACCAAATATAACAACCTCGCCGCTGCGATGGTCCTTGTTCCGGAGGAGCCGAGCGGCGAGGTCAAGCTCAACAAATACAAGAGGCCGGTCGTTCACTACAAGATGCGGGAAGACACGAAAAAAAGGATGATGGAGGGAATGAAACAGGGCGCGAAGATCATGTTCGCCGCTGGAGCCGAGAAGGTGAGGCTCTTCTACGAGGTGCCGGCGATGCTGGACGACGAGTCGCAGCTAAATGTAATAGAAGAGAGGGGGATAGAGCCGTGCGGTCAGGCGATCATGGCGTTTCACATCCAGGGCACCTGCAGGATGGGCCCCGATCCGAAAAAGAGCGTCGTTAACAACTACATGGAGAGTCACGACGTGAAGAACCTCTTTGTAGTTGACGCCTCGGTCTGCCCGTCGACTTCGTCCTCCCACAACATGGTGGCCGTAATGGCGATGGCCCACAGGACGGCGGACTACGTCCTCACAAACAGGGAGAAATACTTCGGTTAGACTATGTGAAAAGACGGCTTTCCCGTTTAGGGTCGGGGGAGGGGGGGTGACAGAACGGAAATACTTTTCAGCCTTTTTTATTTGAGTTTGGGCGTTGGTCGAAAATGAGAGAGGGGAGGGAGGATGTGGGGGAGTGGGGGAGAAAGACTTTTTTCCCTGTTTTTTCAACTTCGACTTTAGTCGCAAATGGATGGGGGCAGTGGGAAGTAGGGTAAAGGGTAGGTGGAAATAATTTCTTGGCCGGGGGTCGGGCTTGCCGCGTTTGCATGTTGCAATAAAAAGTTAGGGGGGCGAAAATCTTCAACGGTAAGACAGGTCGCCCCCCTTAGTTTCATAAGCCCCTTTTGATTCAATTCAGTTTCATTGGTGTAAAAAGGGAGAGCATTGTAGATCAGAGAAATGAATTAGTTATAAAAGGCCGACTTCGTTTGGTTTAGAAGGCCTTCTGATAATCCGCTTGCATGTCCACAATATTATATAAGATTGCAGACTCTATCCGGTGTTCATGGGTCAATGGCGATGTTGTACTTGTGCAAATTATGATACAAATGATTAAAAACGCTATAACCCTTCCAATATTTCCCGGCATCTAAATATCAAATCTTAAGTTACGAGAATAGTTTCACAAGATGGCACCTTCAAATACCGAATCTGCTGAGTATATGAGCCAAAAATCCTGAGAAAACCCCGATAAAACCCATAAAGGTGAGCATTGCTATAAAGGCAAAGAGGAAGATCAGCGTAATAACACAGCCGAAGCTCCCGAAAACCTTATAAAATCTCCTGAAATCGAATATAACCTTGACGGGCTTTTCAGCGGTTGAAGACTTTTTTGTTACCTCATCGATTAGGACGGTGCTCCCGCAATATTTACAGAGGGCGTTTTCGCTCCCTTTCTCGATCTTCAGTGTGCCGCCGCAATTGGGACATTTAGCCGCGGTAAGTTTAACCTTTGACATTTAACCGATAAGACAGACTTGATTTTCAATCCAATAAATACACTACAAAACCTTAATTATCGAATACAGTTTAAGTGGATAATTTTTTCTGTTCAGAAGAGATATATCGTATAGTATTCTGTTTTCGATATTTTAACAAACACAATCAAGTCTGATCTGGATACTTCCCGGTGATGTTGGAGTAAAAGGCCAATATCCTCTTCAGATCCGCTTCGTAGTTGCCGGTGGGGAATATCAATGGGCCAATCCCTGCGGCCTTTTTGAGATAATCTACGAAGGTGAGAAGGATGGGTATCTTGACGCCCATGGCGATGTGGTAGAATCCCGATTTCCACTTCTCAACCTTCTTTCTCGTTCCCTCAGGCGCAAGCACCAGGATCATCTCCCTTTTCTCGTTGAAGACTTTTACTAAATAATCTACAACGTTTGACGACTGGGACCTGTTGATCGGGATGCACCCCATCCACTTGAAAAACGGGCCGAAGGGGCCTTTGAAGAGGCTTTTCTTTGCCAGTATCGACATTTTTTTCTTAAAAGCAAAGGCGACGAGAATGGCGATGGGGAAATCCCAGTTAGAGGTGTGGGTTGCGATTGCCACAAATTTAGGAATATTGGGAACTTCCCCTTCGAGCTGCCAGCCGAAGAGATTTAAGATGAACAGAGAGATTCGCCTGAGTATGGAATTTAATATAGGTGTTTCGTAAATAGTTATGCTCATAATATGAGTTCTCCTTTAAAAAAATAATTGCAAGGATTTAAAGAGGAAGTGCCTTAAAAATCCCTACTAATCCGTAGACCTTGTCCATAGTCTATGGTCTTTATAGTATTAGAATATCTTTTGTCTCTGTTGATGTCAAATGAAAAATGGACTTTTTTACAATTCCTAATAATTGGTCTGATTGTCCGCTCAAGGCGAGGTGGAAAATGTGCAAATCGAAATCAACCATTTTTGAAGAGACTCGATATTATGAGGGAGAGGATAAGAAAAGAGAGTATGATCACGATGACCGTTCTCCCTTTCCTTTTCAACAGGGGGAAATGAGTCACAACCTCGGTCAGGGATGCCGCAGACATAGAAAATAGCGAGACCAATGCGATATAGAAGCCGTAGCGCTCGCGGTAGTTGGTCAGGAAGAATATCCCGAGATCGATGTAGACCGTGGAGATAAAGGTCGACAGCGCCTCCGCAAGGGAGGTGATGGAACGAAGCAACGGGCGTCTCTTCCCCACGATGAAAACGGCCAAGATAAAAATCACAACCCCGATTATAGGTGCCGTTAACGCCTCCGTCGCCTCATTTTCGACAACAAGCGAAAGGCCGGATATGCTCTCGCTTATGACGGCGCCGTCGCTGCAGCCCCTCACCTGAGACGCCCAGGGGAGAAAAAACGACGCGATCAGGAGGAGAGAGGCAAACAGCTTAAGCCGTTTTAGAAAAGCGGAGGCGGAGAGGGCGATTCCGATCCAAGTCGTCGGGTTTACTTCGTTTTGTTTCTCTTTTCCATCAAGTCGCTTAAGAGGCATATGGCTTCCTCTTTCGTCCTTATTGTTCCCGTGGTCTGGGAAAGGAGGATCTCGGACTTTAATTTTCCAACCTTGATACCCTCCTCGATCCCGGTCAGGGCCATGATCTCCCTGCCGGAAATCAGGGGAAGTATGGGCCTTCCACCATTATACACTCTGTCAAAGGCGCTGAAAATGTTCTCTATGAGCTCCCTGTTTCTTTTGAGCCTATCATTGTTGAATGTATCCATTTTCCCCGCCAGCGTGTCGGCGAGGCCCAGGATCAGAAGCCCGGGGATATCCTTCCCCACGTCTCTCAGAAGCCTCCCGATCCCCCTTTCGCTCACCTTTTCGGCGGACGCGAGGGA encodes:
- a CDS encoding lysophospholipid acyltransferase family protein, which translates into the protein MSITIYETPILNSILRRISLFILNLFGWQLEGEVPNIPKFVAIATHTSNWDFPIAILVAFAFKKKMSILAKKSLFKGPFGPFFKWMGCIPINRSQSSNVVDYLVKVFNEKREMILVLAPEGTRKKVEKWKSGFYHIAMGVKIPILLTFVDYLKKAAGIGPLIFPTGNYEADLKRILAFYSNITGKYPDQT
- a CDS encoding GMC family oxidoreductase, producing MIINPKDIIGDVKESCDVCIVGSGSSGGVMAMEMAGAGYSVVVLEEGGHFKGSSLNQREPEMMGELYQQRAARTTKDLSVAIMQGKCVGGGTVVNVADCVRIHDEVLRRWEVEFGIEDMTPEIMNPYFEKVENILKVKKIKDSELNGSNVIVKKGIEKLGYSGSPFDTNREGCIGCGYCLLGCTYDKKQAVSLNYIPMAVENGAKVYVYTRAERVEEKGGKANRVHGILLDPKTKTPRGNIEVTAKVIMIATNTINTDQLLLKSGLCNSSGFVGKNLILQPQTMVAGMFKEELRSYRGIPQAYVCDEFEEVDEVRGLTGFRVEGIFGMPGISSSLMGGFGMETKELLTKYNNLAAAMVLVPEEPSGEVKLNKYKRPVVHYKMREDTKKRMMEGMKQGAKIMFAAGAEKVRLFYEVPAMLDDESQLNVIEERGIEPCGQAIMAFHIQGTCRMGPDPKKSVVNNYMESHDVKNLFVVDASVCPSTSSSHNMVAVMAMAHRTADYVLTNREKYFG
- a CDS encoding gluconate 2-dehydrogenase subunit 3 family protein, giving the protein MSGRDYFGDNILTGLGTTRRTFLKGLALAATAASAGTAMSGCGGYPEVPVGLKFLDEKGYAVISTFADRIIPRGGPYDLGALDAGVVEFFDEFAATDYPEAQKDFKSVITLLEHGAPMLDFKFKRFTQMTTDERDEYLRGWESGKLVLLRGAFVGLKKLCFMGFYTNEKVWPHIGYDGSWV